A genomic region of Acidimicrobiales bacterium contains the following coding sequences:
- a CDS encoding alpha/beta hydrolase: MPTITDHEMDQVNRANASGLAPVVFVHGLWLLPSSWDRWRALFEDAGFTTLAPGWPDDPETVEEANAHPEVFAHKTVGQVADHLEEIIRQLERSPAVVGHSFGGLLAQILAGRGLAAVSVAIDPAPFRGVLPLPVSALRSSAPVLGNPANHGRAVPLTYGQFRYSFANAVSEDEAKELYDMFAVPAPGAPLFEAATANLNPWTEAKVDTKNPARGPLLVISGEKDHTVPWAIANASFKRQQRNEGVTEIVEIPNRGHALTIDSGWRDVAETALAFVRRFVET, from the coding sequence ATGCCGACCATCACCGACCACGAGATGGACCAGGTGAACCGGGCGAACGCGTCGGGTCTGGCACCCGTGGTGTTCGTCCACGGCCTGTGGCTCCTCCCGAGCAGCTGGGACCGGTGGCGGGCGCTCTTCGAGGACGCCGGCTTCACGACCTTGGCGCCGGGGTGGCCGGACGACCCCGAGACGGTCGAGGAGGCCAACGCCCACCCGGAGGTCTTCGCCCACAAGACCGTCGGCCAGGTGGCCGATCACCTCGAAGAGATCATCAGGCAGCTCGAGCGGTCGCCGGCCGTCGTCGGCCATTCCTTCGGGGGCCTGCTCGCCCAGATACTCGCGGGGCGTGGGCTGGCCGCCGTGTCGGTGGCCATCGACCCCGCGCCGTTCCGGGGCGTGTTGCCGCTCCCGGTGTCGGCGCTGCGGTCGTCGGCGCCGGTGCTCGGCAACCCCGCCAACCACGGTCGAGCCGTCCCGCTGACCTACGGCCAATTCCGCTACTCGTTCGCCAATGCCGTCAGCGAGGACGAGGCGAAGGAGCTCTACGACATGTTCGCGGTGCCGGCCCCGGGGGCCCCGCTCTTCGAGGCGGCGACGGCGAACCTCAACCCGTGGACCGAGGCGAAGGTCGACACGAAGAACCCCGCCAGGGGGCCACTGCTCGTCATCTCCGGGGAGAAGGACCACACCGTGCCGTGGGCCATCGCCAACGCCTCGTTCAAGCGGCAGCAGAGGAACGAGGGGGTGACCGAGATCGTCGAGATACCCAATCGCGGGCACGCGCTCACGATCGACAGCGGCTGGCGGGACGTGGCCGAGACGGCACTCGCCTTCGTGCGCCGGTTCGTCGAGACCTGA
- a CDS encoding alcohol dehydrogenase catalytic domain-containing protein: MPDLPDTMRCAVYRRPGDIGVEDRPVPRPGPGEVLVEVAYCGICGSDLHIMIEGWGKPGTVGGHEYTGVVAAVGDGVERWSPGDAVVCGPSPRCGECRRCREGKPSQCDRRPGPIDGDLGGAFAGYVLTDERSLLALPAGMSPRVAALAEPLAVALHGITRSGIAPGDAAMVFGAGPIGALTIAALVAEGIGPVVVVEPGERRRQLAEDLGASEVLDPADVETYPPWEPERQSPRAVDVVFECSGKKAAMESGFHQLRRGGHLVLVGAGMEAPRFDPNRMILNELTVSGSFVYDADGFDRALELLASGSLPIDVLIDPGDVVLDDLGVVMEGLASGRIAGKVMVVPGGQPEPAEQEVGS, encoded by the coding sequence ATGCCCGACCTCCCCGACACGATGCGCTGCGCCGTCTACCGGCGTCCCGGTGACATCGGCGTGGAGGACCGACCCGTGCCCCGGCCCGGCCCCGGCGAGGTGCTCGTCGAGGTGGCCTACTGCGGCATCTGCGGGTCGGACCTCCACATCATGATCGAGGGGTGGGGCAAGCCCGGGACCGTGGGTGGCCACGAGTACACCGGCGTGGTGGCCGCCGTGGGTGACGGCGTCGAGCGGTGGTCGCCCGGCGACGCCGTGGTGTGCGGCCCCTCGCCGCGCTGCGGGGAGTGCCGTCGGTGCCGGGAGGGCAAGCCGTCGCAGTGCGACCGCCGCCCCGGGCCGATCGACGGCGATCTGGGCGGCGCGTTCGCCGGGTACGTCCTCACCGACGAGCGGTCGCTGCTGGCGCTGCCCGCCGGCATGTCGCCGCGCGTCGCCGCGCTGGCCGAGCCCCTCGCCGTCGCCCTGCATGGCATCACCCGATCGGGGATCGCCCCCGGTGACGCGGCGATGGTCTTCGGCGCCGGCCCCATCGGGGCGCTCACGATCGCGGCACTCGTGGCCGAGGGCATCGGCCCGGTGGTGGTGGTGGAGCCCGGCGAGCGTCGCCGGCAGCTGGCGGAGGACCTGGGCGCGTCCGAGGTGCTCGATCCCGCCGACGTCGAGACGTATCCGCCATGGGAGCCCGAACGCCAGTCGCCCCGGGCCGTGGACGTCGTGTTCGAGTGCTCGGGGAAGAAGGCCGCCATGGAGAGCGGCTTCCACCAGCTACGGCGCGGCGGGCATCTGGTGCTGGTCGGGGCGGGGATGGAGGCCCCCCGGTTCGACCCCAACCGCATGATCCTGAACGAGCTCACGGTCAGCGGCTCGTTCGTCTACGACGCCGACGGGTTCGACCGGGCCCTCGAACTGCTGGCGTCGGGCTCACTGCCCATCGACGTGCTGATCGATCCCGGCGACGTCGTGCTGGACGATCTGGGTGTTGTCATGGAGGGGCTCGCCAGCGGCCGCATCGCCGGCAAGGTCATGGTCGTGCCCGGCGGCCAGCCCGAGCCCGCCGAGCAGGAGGTCGGCTCCTGA
- a CDS encoding MFS transporter, whose product MAARGSSHTSGAGRARGIARRWWTLIAVCGATFMLLVDITIVQVALPTMQRSLHASFSDLQWVISAYALSLAALILTQGSLADRFGRKRIFVVGLGVFTLASLACGLSSTPAALVASRAVQGVGGAAMFATSLALIGQEFQGSERSAAIAAWGATVGGAVAVGPLVGGALTSDFGWQWIFYVNVPVGVLTLAISRRMVNVGDTHATSLDWSGLFTFSGGLFLLVLGITRGNDDGWASKTIVSTLAAAFVLLLTFVIVELRHPRPMFDLSLFRKPAFIGVSIATFCVGAGMFAMLPYVTLYLQNDLGLSPLQGGMRLLPLTLLSFVVPLVSRPLTERVPAGLALGVGLATCAGGLLLFRGITVQSGWTALLPGFLVAGLGIGLANPAIAKIALGVVPPQRSGMASGISNTFRIGGVATGVAAIGAVFQHRLQTSLQTVAGDNAPELARRVAAGGTRAAAAASSASVRKPALVLAARHAFIAGMNELFLVGAVTVVVGAVFAAMVRRKDFYSRRRAGYRPAAAPPDRELVPETV is encoded by the coding sequence GTGGCCGCCAGGGGATCGTCCCACACGTCCGGAGCAGGACGCGCCCGGGGGATCGCACGGCGGTGGTGGACGCTCATCGCCGTCTGCGGGGCGACGTTCATGCTCCTCGTGGACATCACCATCGTCCAGGTGGCGTTGCCCACCATGCAGCGGTCGCTGCACGCCAGCTTCAGCGACCTGCAGTGGGTCATCTCGGCGTACGCCCTCAGCCTGGCCGCCCTCATCCTCACCCAGGGGTCCCTGGCGGATCGTTTCGGCCGCAAGCGGATCTTCGTGGTCGGCCTCGGTGTCTTCACCCTGGCCTCGCTCGCCTGCGGGCTGTCGTCGACCCCCGCCGCCCTGGTCGCGTCGCGCGCCGTGCAGGGCGTCGGAGGCGCGGCCATGTTCGCCACCTCGCTGGCCCTGATCGGCCAGGAGTTCCAGGGTTCCGAGCGATCGGCGGCCATCGCCGCCTGGGGGGCGACGGTCGGAGGAGCGGTGGCGGTGGGACCGCTCGTCGGTGGCGCGCTCACGAGCGACTTCGGATGGCAGTGGATCTTCTACGTGAACGTGCCCGTCGGCGTCCTCACGCTCGCCATCTCGCGCCGGATGGTGAACGTGGGGGACACCCACGCCACCAGCCTCGACTGGTCGGGGCTGTTCACGTTCTCGGGCGGGCTCTTCCTCCTCGTCCTCGGGATCACCCGGGGGAACGACGACGGGTGGGCGAGCAAGACCATCGTGTCGACGCTGGCCGCCGCCTTCGTGCTGCTCCTCACCTTCGTCATCGTCGAGCTGCGCCATCCCCGGCCCATGTTCGACCTGTCGTTGTTCCGCAAACCGGCCTTCATCGGCGTGTCCATCGCCACCTTCTGCGTGGGCGCCGGGATGTTCGCCATGCTCCCCTACGTGACGCTCTACCTCCAGAACGACCTGGGCCTTTCGCCGCTGCAGGGCGGGATGAGGCTGCTGCCCCTCACGTTGCTGTCGTTCGTCGTCCCCCTCGTGTCGCGGCCGCTGACCGAACGGGTGCCCGCCGGGCTCGCCCTCGGGGTCGGTCTCGCCACGTGCGCCGGTGGCCTCCTGCTGTTCCGGGGGATCACGGTCCAGTCGGGATGGACGGCGCTGCTGCCCGGCTTCCTCGTCGCGGGCCTGGGCATCGGGCTCGCCAACCCGGCCATCGCCAAGATCGCCCTCGGGGTCGTCCCGCCCCAACGCAGCGGCATGGCCTCAGGGATCAGCAACACCTTCCGCATCGGCGGGGTGGCCACGGGTGTGGCGGCCATCGGCGCGGTCTTCCAGCATCGGCTCCAGACGTCGCTGCAGACGGTGGCGGGGGACAACGCCCCCGAGCTGGCGCGCCGGGTGGCGGCCGGTGGCACCCGCGCCGCCGCGGCCGCCTCGTCGGCCTCGGTGCGCAAGCCCGCCCTCGTCCTCGCCGCCCGGCATGCCTTCATCGCGGGCATGAACGAGCTCTTCCTCGTGGGGGCCGTCACCGTCGTCGTGGGCGCGGTGTTCGCCGCCATGGTGCGCCGCAAGGACTTCTACTCACGCCGCCGGGCCGGGTACCGGCCCGCGGCCGCACCGCCCGACCGCGAGCTCGTACCCGAGACCGTCTGA
- a CDS encoding M48 family metallopeptidase, which produces MSTRPARPPVEVRTSPRRRKTASGFWQDGRVVVVVPARLSKADRIELVDGLVERVLAQRPHVTASDRDLARRAAGLADEYLGGVRPESIRWVGNQQRRWGSCTSRTGEIRVSDRLRVVPDWVLDAVLVHELAHLIEPTHSPRFRRLASRYPRTAEADTFLAGYTLGLETTA; this is translated from the coding sequence GTGAGCACACGCCCGGCACGGCCGCCGGTCGAGGTCCGCACCAGCCCGCGCCGGCGCAAGACGGCGAGCGGGTTCTGGCAGGACGGGCGCGTGGTCGTCGTCGTGCCGGCCCGCCTGTCCAAGGCCGACCGGATCGAGCTCGTCGACGGGCTCGTCGAGCGCGTCCTCGCCCAGCGCCCCCATGTCACCGCCTCGGACCGCGACCTGGCCCGGCGCGCCGCGGGGCTCGCCGACGAGTACCTCGGTGGTGTCCGGCCGGAGTCGATCAGGTGGGTGGGGAACCAGCAGCGGCGGTGGGGGTCGTGCACGTCGCGCACGGGCGAGATCCGCGTCTCCGACCGGCTGCGGGTGGTCCCCGATTGGGTGCTCGACGCCGTCCTCGTCCACGAGCTCGCCCATCTGATCGAGCCGACCCACTCGCCGCGGTTCCGCCGGCTGGCGTCGCGCTACCCCCGGACCGCCGAGGCGGACACCTTCCTGGCCGGGTACACCCTCGGCCTCGAGACCACCGCCTGA
- a CDS encoding LLM class flavin-dependent oxidoreductase gives MAEWVLMHDLRAPEFGTPRPALYREALDMCAWADARGCPRVVLSEHHGSDDGYLPSPFVFGAAVAARTAHTRIMVSALVLTLRDPVSAAEDALVLDVVSDGRLELTLAAGYVPSECAMFGVPFDDRAAVFTAKTEAFVAALTGEPFTYEGRTIRVTPPPVQRPRPFVVLGGSAPKRAARLGDAYLPPLPDESLATAYVAECRRLGKGDGLLLWPAGPMWVFVTEDPERTWAQLGPHALHETNAYGAWAAEVPGANPWAPRADVAAVRADGLYAVVTPEQCVALARHLDPRAALKLKPLVSGLDPDIGWRSLELFVNAVLPALGPAPG, from the coding sequence ATGGCCGAGTGGGTGCTCATGCACGACCTGCGGGCGCCGGAATTCGGCACGCCGCGCCCGGCGCTCTACCGCGAGGCCCTCGACATGTGCGCCTGGGCCGACGCCCGGGGATGCCCCCGGGTCGTGCTGTCCGAGCACCACGGCTCCGACGACGGCTACCTGCCGTCGCCCTTCGTCTTCGGCGCGGCGGTGGCCGCCCGCACCGCGCACACGCGGATCATGGTCTCGGCGCTGGTGCTCACCTTGCGCGACCCGGTGTCGGCCGCCGAGGACGCCCTCGTCCTCGACGTGGTGAGCGACGGCCGCCTCGAGCTCACGCTGGCGGCGGGCTACGTGCCCTCGGAGTGCGCCATGTTCGGCGTGCCCTTCGACGACCGCGCAGCGGTCTTCACCGCCAAGACCGAGGCCTTCGTCGCCGCGCTCACCGGGGAGCCGTTCACCTACGAGGGCCGCACCATCCGGGTGACGCCACCCCCGGTGCAGCGCCCACGCCCCTTCGTCGTCCTGGGAGGTTCCGCCCCCAAGCGCGCCGCGCGCCTGGGCGACGCCTATCTCCCCCCGCTCCCCGACGAGTCCCTGGCGACCGCCTATGTCGCCGAGTGCCGGCGCCTCGGCAAGGGCGACGGCCTCCTGCTGTGGCCCGCCGGTCCCATGTGGGTGTTCGTCACCGAGGACCCCGAGCGGACCTGGGCGCAGCTGGGCCCCCACGCGCTGCACGAGACCAACGCCTACGGCGCCTGGGCGGCGGAGGTCCCGGGGGCCAACCCGTGGGCGCCGCGGGCCGACGTGGCCGCGGTCCGGGCCGACGGGCTGTACGCGGTGGTGACACCCGAGCAGTGCGTGGCCCTGGCGCGCCACCTCGATCCGCGCGCCGCGCTGAAGCTCAAGCCGCTCGTGTCGGGGCTCGACCCCGACATCGGGTGGCGGAGCCTGGAGCTGTTCGTGAACGCCGTGCTCCCCGCCCTCGGGCCCGCCCCGGGCTGA
- a CDS encoding SRPBCC family protein yields MTAERLEVRRTIAAGPEEIFRVLCDPQGHVAIDSSGMLMQATGEPVSGVGDSFVVHMDREALNDYPMGRYDVTVTITDFVPDRRIAWTIIGTIRPPIGHVYGYTLEPADDTTLVTSYCDWSSIDPVWKDAGIFPVISEGALRATLGILARTVAPGGLGTST; encoded by the coding sequence ATGACGGCTGAGCGCTTGGAGGTCCGACGGACCATCGCGGCCGGCCCGGAGGAGATCTTCCGGGTGTTGTGCGACCCGCAGGGCCACGTGGCGATCGACAGCTCGGGGATGCTCATGCAGGCCACCGGCGAGCCCGTGAGCGGCGTCGGCGACAGCTTCGTGGTGCACATGGACCGCGAAGCGCTCAACGACTACCCGATGGGCCGCTACGACGTGACCGTCACGATCACCGACTTCGTCCCCGACCGCCGGATCGCGTGGACGATCATCGGCACGATCCGGCCACCCATCGGCCACGTCTACGGCTACACGCTCGAGCCCGCGGACGACACCACGCTGGTGACGTCGTACTGCGACTGGTCGTCGATCGACCCCGTGTGGAAGGACGCCGGCATCTTCCCCGTCATCTCGGAAGGGGCGCTGCGGGCGACCCTCGGGATCCTCGCCCGGACGGTGGCACCGGGAGGGCTCGGCACGTCGACCTGA
- a CDS encoding acyl-CoA dehydrogenase family protein, with translation MLDLDFSPEQEMLRETVRKVCATYSPLSVVRDLEDDPVGYPADLWKQLAELDLIGLLLPEEQGGSGMTTLEGVVLYEELGRALAPTPHFPSAVLCGGALALAAAPEQRAQWLGRVASGDAVLTPAWFEPENGCGPAGVQMRAEPDAGGYRLTGTKRHVAFASSAAALVVLARTGDGQGDVDLFLVDPTVEGLSMQQQMTVASDTQYQVTFDGVAVTDAQRIGAAGSGWATWDAVMHDGCILLAAQAMGGARQALDITVQYAKDRTQFDKPLGAFQALAHYLSDAVTAVDGGTTLVHEAAWARAEGRSVATLAPMAKLFACRTYRDVTAMAQQVFGGIGFTVDFDIQLYFRRAKQLQVSWWDTRHLEELVAAALLDGRG, from the coding sequence GTGCTGGACCTCGACTTCAGTCCGGAGCAGGAGATGCTGCGCGAGACGGTGCGCAAGGTGTGCGCGACGTACAGCCCCCTGTCCGTCGTGCGCGACCTCGAGGACGACCCCGTCGGGTATCCCGCCGACCTGTGGAAGCAACTCGCCGAGCTCGACCTGATCGGGCTGCTGCTCCCCGAGGAGCAGGGGGGGTCCGGGATGACCACCCTCGAGGGCGTCGTGCTCTACGAGGAGCTGGGCCGCGCGCTCGCCCCCACCCCGCACTTCCCGAGCGCGGTGCTGTGCGGCGGCGCCCTCGCCCTCGCCGCAGCGCCCGAGCAGCGCGCCCAGTGGCTCGGGCGCGTGGCGAGCGGGGACGCGGTGCTCACGCCGGCGTGGTTCGAGCCCGAGAACGGCTGCGGCCCGGCCGGCGTGCAGATGCGCGCCGAGCCCGACGCCGGCGGCTACCGCCTCACGGGGACCAAGCGCCACGTCGCCTTCGCCTCGTCGGCCGCCGCCCTCGTGGTGCTGGCGCGCACGGGTGACGGTCAGGGCGACGTGGACCTGTTCCTCGTCGACCCGACGGTCGAGGGCCTGTCCATGCAGCAGCAGATGACCGTGGCGTCCGACACCCAGTACCAGGTGACCTTCGACGGCGTGGCGGTGACCGACGCCCAGCGCATCGGCGCTGCGGGCTCGGGCTGGGCCACGTGGGACGCCGTCATGCACGACGGCTGCATCCTCCTCGCCGCCCAGGCCATGGGGGGAGCGCGCCAGGCGCTCGACATCACGGTGCAGTACGCCAAGGACCGCACGCAGTTCGACAAGCCCCTGGGCGCCTTCCAGGCGCTGGCGCACTACCTGTCCGACGCGGTGACGGCGGTGGACGGTGGCACCACGCTGGTGCACGAGGCCGCCTGGGCCCGCGCCGAGGGGCGGTCGGTGGCCACGCTCGCCCCCATGGCCAAGCTCTTCGCCTGCCGCACCTACCGTGACGTGACCGCCATGGCCCAGCAGGTCTTCGGCGGGATCGGCTTCACCGTGGACTTCGACATCCAGCTGTACTTCCGGCGGGCCAAGCAGCTGCAGGTCTCCTGGTGGGACACGCGCCACCTCGAGGAGCTCGTGGCGGCCGCCCTGCTCGACGGGAGGGGCTGA
- a CDS encoding MaoC family dehydratase N-terminal domain-containing protein, with product MSAPDTVGAAVEQARGLVGVPQYEEVGEFPVERGYVWTMCAAVENGNPLFWDDDVAEELTGGPVAPPTMISAWFRPHHWAPGRTGEHLPLKVHFDLKERLDLPEAVMTDNTIVFHEPVRPGDVLRTRQVLRSVSDEKTTKLGTGRFWVIDVEYTNQRDQLVGVETYTGFGYRRGPGPGGGGGTDGGAS from the coding sequence GTGAGTGCCCCCGACACCGTCGGGGCCGCCGTCGAGCAGGCCCGGGGCCTGGTCGGCGTGCCGCAGTACGAGGAGGTCGGCGAGTTCCCTGTCGAGCGCGGCTACGTCTGGACGATGTGCGCCGCGGTCGAGAACGGCAACCCCCTGTTCTGGGACGACGACGTCGCCGAGGAGCTCACCGGCGGGCCCGTGGCGCCGCCCACCATGATCTCGGCGTGGTTCCGGCCCCACCACTGGGCACCGGGACGGACCGGGGAGCACCTGCCGCTCAAGGTCCATTTCGACCTGAAGGAGCGCCTGGACCTCCCCGAGGCGGTCATGACCGACAACACCATCGTCTTCCACGAGCCGGTGCGCCCCGGCGACGTGCTGCGCACCCGCCAGGTCCTGCGCTCGGTGAGCGACGAGAAGACCACCAAGCTCGGCACCGGGCGCTTCTGGGTCATCGACGTCGAGTACACCAACCAGCGCGACCAGCTCGTGGGCGTGGAGACCTACACCGGGTTCGGCTACCGGCGCGGCCCCGGGCCCGGCGGGGGCGGCGGCACGGACGGGGGTGCGTCGTGA
- a CDS encoding CaiB/BaiF CoA-transferase family protein encodes MAKGTAGPLAGVVVLDLSSVGPAARCTRLLADYGATVVKVGPVPGRGPAPVTPPFFAYSAHRGMRRVQLDVRDPDGREAFLALAAGADVVVESFRPGVVDRLGIGYEAVRGVNRGVVYCSTSGYGQDGPRAAWAGHDLDYLAVAGYLAATGPRADGGPPVPGATIADAAGGGMHAALAVCAALAGRGATGEGTFLDVSVADGVLWLMSLAADEHLATGTSPGPGHDVLTGRYACYDTYRAGDGRWVAVAAIEAKFFANLCRALGCERWTERQYDDEAQDAIRADLAAAFATRPRDEWIAELAGADTCVAPVQEVAEIGADPQFAWRGAVVEAKHPGRGTFRQVGPVLAGMAPVAEPVVVPDDGVTDTDELLGAAGFPAARLAELRARQVIA; translated from the coding sequence ATGGCGAAGGGCACGGCCGGCCCGCTGGCGGGCGTCGTGGTGCTCGACCTGTCGAGCGTCGGGCCCGCGGCGCGCTGCACGCGCCTGCTCGCCGACTACGGGGCGACGGTCGTGAAGGTGGGCCCCGTGCCGGGCCGGGGCCCGGCCCCGGTGACCCCGCCCTTCTTCGCCTACAGCGCGCACCGCGGCATGCGCCGGGTGCAGCTCGACGTGCGCGACCCCGACGGGCGCGAGGCCTTCCTCGCCCTGGCGGCCGGGGCCGACGTGGTGGTGGAGAGCTTCCGGCCCGGCGTGGTCGACCGCCTGGGGATCGGGTACGAGGCCGTGCGGGGGGTCAACCGCGGCGTCGTGTACTGCTCCACGAGCGGCTACGGCCAGGACGGGCCCCGGGCCGCATGGGCCGGGCACGATCTCGACTACCTGGCGGTGGCGGGCTACCTGGCGGCGACCGGGCCACGTGCCGACGGGGGGCCGCCGGTCCCCGGCGCCACCATCGCCGACGCCGCCGGCGGCGGCATGCACGCCGCCCTGGCCGTGTGCGCGGCGCTGGCGGGCCGGGGCGCGACCGGTGAGGGCACCTTCCTCGACGTGTCCGTCGCCGACGGGGTCCTGTGGCTCATGTCGCTGGCCGCCGACGAGCACCTGGCCACCGGAACCTCGCCCGGCCCCGGCCACGACGTGCTCACCGGCCGCTACGCCTGTTACGACACCTACCGTGCCGGCGACGGCCGATGGGTGGCGGTGGCCGCCATCGAGGCCAAGTTCTTCGCCAACCTCTGCCGGGCGCTCGGCTGCGAGCGCTGGACCGAGCGCCAGTACGACGACGAGGCGCAGGACGCCATCCGCGCCGACCTGGCGGCCGCCTTCGCCACGCGCCCGCGCGACGAGTGGATCGCCGAGCTCGCCGGCGCCGACACGTGCGTGGCCCCGGTGCAGGAGGTGGCGGAGATCGGTGCCGACCCCCAGTTCGCGTGGCGCGGCGCAGTGGTGGAGGCCAAGCATCCCGGGCGCGGCACCTTCCGCCAGGTGGGCCCGGTGCTGGCGGGCATGGCCCCCGTGGCCGAGCCGGTCGTCGTCCCCGACGACGGCGTCACCGACACCGACGAGCTGCTCGGGGCGGCCGGGTTCCCGGCGGCGCGTCTGGCCGAGCTGCGCGCCCGCCAGGTGATCGCGTGA
- a CDS encoding acyl-CoA dehydrogenase family protein, whose product MDFEFSPEQLAFVEEVERFLDEHDDPDVFDVTRENMAQIVDTPKRRAFMAEMGEQGWLGITWPKEYGGREGDGVYEYLLNESLARRGGPQIGKGVGIVGKTIIRHGNERLKREFLPKILHNEVEFAVGYSEPNAGSDAASMQLKATRDGDGWRLNGQKTWTTSAHFAEWYWVGARTDPDAPKHFGITLFLVPLDHPGITINPIWTMGDERTNEVYLDDVWVSDDYVVGELNKGFQYISEALDLERFTMFTYSPIGQRLDLLCEYVAGAERDGRPLKDDPVVRQRLAELATQAEVARVLGLRFVNESQKGGAAPTTHASEYKLYATELSKRLADASMDIAGPGSQLRVKTADAPMAGRAESTYRYTVIDTIGGGASEIQKNIIARRRLGLPKNF is encoded by the coding sequence ATGGACTTCGAGTTCTCGCCGGAGCAGCTGGCCTTCGTCGAGGAGGTGGAGCGCTTCCTCGACGAGCACGACGACCCCGACGTCTTCGACGTCACCCGCGAGAACATGGCGCAGATCGTCGACACCCCCAAGCGGCGGGCCTTCATGGCCGAGATGGGCGAGCAGGGGTGGCTCGGGATCACGTGGCCCAAGGAGTACGGCGGCCGGGAGGGCGACGGCGTCTACGAGTACCTCCTGAACGAGTCCCTGGCCCGCCGGGGCGGCCCGCAGATCGGCAAGGGCGTGGGCATCGTCGGCAAGACGATCATCCGGCACGGCAACGAGCGCCTCAAGCGGGAGTTCCTCCCCAAGATCCTGCACAACGAGGTGGAGTTCGCCGTCGGGTACTCCGAGCCCAACGCCGGCTCCGACGCGGCGTCGATGCAGCTCAAGGCCACGCGTGACGGTGACGGCTGGCGGTTGAACGGCCAGAAGACGTGGACGACCTCGGCGCACTTCGCCGAGTGGTACTGGGTGGGGGCGCGCACCGACCCCGACGCCCCCAAGCACTTCGGCATCACGCTGTTCCTGGTGCCGCTCGACCACCCCGGCATCACCATCAACCCCATCTGGACCATGGGGGACGAGCGCACCAACGAGGTGTACCTCGACGACGTGTGGGTGTCCGACGACTACGTGGTGGGGGAGCTCAACAAGGGGTTCCAGTACATCTCCGAGGCCCTCGACCTCGAGCGGTTCACCATGTTCACCTACTCGCCCATCGGCCAGCGCCTCGACCTGCTGTGCGAGTACGTCGCCGGCGCCGAGCGCGACGGCCGCCCCCTGAAGGACGACCCCGTCGTCCGCCAGCGCCTCGCCGAGCTGGCCACCCAGGCGGAGGTGGCCCGCGTGCTCGGGCTGCGGTTCGTCAACGAGTCGCAGAAGGGCGGCGCCGCGCCGACGACGCACGCCTCGGAGTACAAGCTGTACGCCACCGAGCTCTCCAAGCGCCTGGCCGACGCCTCCATGGACATCGCCGGCCCCGGCTCGCAGCTGCGGGTGAAGACGGCGGACGCGCCCATGGCGGGGCGGGCCGAGTCCACCTACCGCTACACCGTGATCGACACCATCGGCGGCGGGGCGTCTGAGATCCAGAAGAACATCATCGCCCGGCGCCGGCTCGGGCTCCCCAAGAACTTCTGA